A single Klebsiella variicola DNA region contains:
- a CDS encoding phage tail protein: MKDKDYLSTLKSALLKSEPTVIKTELFGATVFIRRLTGDYLISYEEKMAETAKAGAAREASEQVIQIVIDALVQPDGTAIPDEFKPTAAELLKAHENPELLAAVEKVKQHAIGKLEEAEKN; the protein is encoded by the coding sequence GTGAAAGATAAAGATTACCTGTCCACGCTGAAATCCGCGTTGCTTAAATCGGAGCCAACCGTCATTAAAACCGAGTTATTTGGCGCCACCGTATTCATCCGCCGCCTGACCGGGGATTACCTCATCAGCTACGAAGAGAAAATGGCTGAAACCGCAAAAGCTGGCGCAGCGCGCGAGGCATCGGAGCAAGTCATTCAGATCGTCATCGATGCACTGGTTCAGCCGGATGGAACGGCCATTCCGGATGAATTTAAACCCACGGCAGCCGAGCTGCTGAAGGCCCATGAAAACCCCGAACTGCTGGCCGCTGTGGAAAAAGTGAAGCAACACGCAATCGGCAAGCTGGAGGAAGCGGAAAAAAACTGA
- a CDS encoding major tail shaft subunit, translated as MADKTSPEYAMLPAGTIVKYGEPGAATSALKPLINCKALGAMGQTGGFVDCTTLLDKQKQSISDLPDGPEKSLGFIDDPGNTDFAALLNAAEARKTIQLYVELPNKRTATMLLALSGWQMNEIAAPANEVIQITVQGKQNKITWGTVAVSGGA; from the coding sequence ATGGCTGATAAAACTTCGCCTGAATATGCGATGTTGCCGGCGGGCACCATTGTGAAATACGGGGAGCCTGGCGCTGCCACGTCAGCGCTGAAACCGCTGATTAACTGTAAAGCGCTGGGTGCAATGGGGCAGACGGGGGGCTTTGTCGACTGCACCACGTTACTGGATAAGCAGAAACAGTCCATCAGCGATCTGCCTGACGGGCCTGAAAAGTCGCTGGGCTTCATTGATGATCCGGGCAATACCGATTTTGCCGCGCTGCTGAACGCAGCAGAGGCCCGCAAGACCATCCAGTTATACGTCGAATTACCCAACAAGCGAACCGCGACGATGCTCCTGGCGCTGTCCGGCTGGCAGATGAATGAAATCGCCGCTCCGGCGAATGAGGTCATCCAGATCACTGTTCAGGGTAAACAGAACAAGATCACCTGGGGAACCGTGGCTGTCTCCGGCGGCGCCTGA
- a CDS encoding HK97-gp10 family putative phage morphogenesis protein, whose translation MEVKGLDELERQLMALGEKVATKVLRDAGREALKVVEEDMKQHAGFDETSAGPHMRDSIKIRSSTRKGKGNAVVTLRVGPSKQHHMKALAQEFGTVKQVADPFIRPALDYNLQTVLRVLTVEIRNGIENR comes from the coding sequence ATGGAAGTTAAAGGGCTGGATGAGCTGGAGCGGCAGTTAATGGCCCTGGGCGAAAAAGTGGCGACGAAGGTATTGCGGGATGCCGGGCGCGAAGCGCTAAAGGTCGTCGAGGAAGATATGAAGCAGCATGCCGGCTTTGACGAAACGTCCGCCGGGCCGCACATGCGGGACTCAATCAAAATCCGCTCTTCCACCCGCAAGGGTAAAGGGAACGCGGTTGTAACGCTCCGTGTCGGCCCCAGCAAGCAGCACCATATGAAGGCGCTGGCGCAGGAGTTTGGCACGGTTAAACAGGTTGCAGACCCCTTTATCCGACCCGCCCTGGATTACAACCTCCAGACCGTTTTGCGCGTGTTAACCGTGGAAATCCGAAACGGCATTGAAAACAGGTAG
- a CDS encoding head-tail adaptor protein, which produces MSLKPGDMNCRIAISYVQSGRGPLGEPLPEKQVESGKAWAKRELVSGRKVRTLDQQQVVETCLFTVYPGVLVDIDWKITTKNLVYTVRNIDRKTDRIIITGEADGRHDRAGD; this is translated from the coding sequence ATGAGCCTGAAACCGGGTGATATGAACTGTCGCATTGCAATTAGCTACGTTCAGTCCGGTCGTGGGCCGCTGGGCGAACCGCTACCGGAAAAGCAGGTTGAATCGGGAAAAGCGTGGGCAAAACGGGAGCTGGTATCGGGGCGAAAAGTCCGCACGCTGGATCAGCAGCAAGTGGTGGAAACCTGCCTGTTTACGGTCTATCCGGGCGTGCTGGTTGATATTGACTGGAAAATCACGACGAAAAATCTGGTTTATACCGTCCGGAATATCGACCGCAAAACAGACCGGATCATTATCACGGGGGAGGCTGACGGGCGGCATGATAGAGCTGGCGATTAA
- a CDS encoding head-tail connector protein — translation MILTLDDVKTQLRLELDFTEHDAMLTQMVNAAQRSIERDYYCKLVTSDEELKALPETVRGFIADEDIRLAIQFLVSDAYLNGHTGQWLETAAVRHLLFPLQEHTL, via the coding sequence TTGATACTGACATTGGATGATGTGAAAACCCAGCTACGCCTGGAACTGGATTTCACGGAGCATGACGCCATGCTCACGCAAATGGTGAACGCCGCGCAGCGGAGCATCGAGCGTGATTATTACTGCAAGCTGGTCACCAGTGATGAAGAGCTGAAGGCACTCCCGGAGACCGTCCGCGGATTTATCGCGGATGAAGATATCCGGCTGGCCATTCAGTTTCTGGTCAGCGATGCGTATCTGAATGGCCATACCGGACAGTGGCTGGAAACCGCTGCGGTGAGGCATCTTCTTTTCCCCCTGCAGGAGCATACGCTATGA
- a CDS encoding phage major capsid protein: MPHIEELRRQRAGINEQVQALATIDASGSTLTAEQLTEFANLQQQFTDISAKIERLEAAERAAALVAKPVKATQQAPGIIVKQEPKQYTGAGMTRLVMSVAAGAGNLQDAAKFASEELNDQSVSMAISTAAASGGVLIPQNLHSEVIELLSDRTIVRKLGARPVPLPNGNMTLPRVAGGATASYTGENKDAKTSETRFDDVKLTAKTLIAMVPISNALIGRAGFNVEQLVLQDILTAISVREDKAFMRDDGTGDTPIGMKARATQWNRLLPWEADAAINLNTVDEYLDKIILMAMDGNSNMISSGWGMSNRTYMKLFGLRDGNGNKVYPEMAQGLLKGYPVQRTSAIPANLGTGGKETEIYFADFNDVVIAEDGNMKVDFSKEASYIDADGTLVSAFSRNQSLIRVVTEHDIGFRHPEGLVLGTGVLF; encoded by the coding sequence ATGCCACATATTGAAGAATTGCGTCGTCAGCGTGCGGGTATCAACGAACAGGTTCAGGCCCTGGCAACCATTGACGCCAGCGGCAGCACGCTGACTGCGGAGCAGCTGACGGAGTTTGCGAACCTGCAGCAGCAGTTCACTGATATCAGCGCCAAAATTGAACGCCTGGAAGCCGCCGAACGTGCTGCGGCGCTGGTCGCAAAACCCGTGAAAGCGACTCAGCAGGCCCCCGGCATTATTGTTAAGCAGGAGCCGAAACAGTACACCGGTGCTGGCATGACCCGACTGGTTATGTCTGTCGCCGCAGGCGCAGGGAATCTGCAGGACGCGGCAAAATTCGCTTCAGAAGAGCTGAATGACCAGTCCGTATCGATGGCCATTTCCACCGCAGCGGCGTCCGGTGGTGTGCTTATTCCGCAGAACCTCCACAGTGAGGTGATCGAGCTACTGAGCGACCGAACCATCGTCCGCAAGCTGGGTGCCCGTCCCGTTCCGCTGCCTAACGGTAATATGACGCTACCACGCGTGGCCGGTGGAGCAACGGCAAGCTACACAGGAGAAAACAAAGACGCCAAGACATCAGAAACACGCTTTGATGATGTAAAACTTACGGCGAAAACTCTGATTGCGATGGTGCCTATTTCCAATGCACTGATTGGCCGCGCCGGATTCAACGTCGAGCAACTGGTCCTGCAGGATATTCTGACCGCCATCTCAGTGCGTGAGGATAAAGCTTTTATGCGCGATGACGGTACCGGCGATACACCGATTGGTATGAAGGCGCGCGCGACGCAGTGGAACCGCCTGCTGCCGTGGGAAGCTGATGCAGCGATCAACCTGAACACGGTTGACGAGTACCTGGACAAGATCATTTTGATGGCGATGGACGGCAACAGCAATATGATCAGCAGCGGCTGGGGCATGTCGAACCGTACCTATATGAAGTTGTTTGGGCTGCGTGACGGCAACGGCAACAAAGTCTATCCGGAAATGGCTCAGGGATTACTTAAAGGATATCCGGTTCAGCGTACCAGCGCGATCCCTGCGAATCTGGGGACCGGGGGTAAGGAGACTGAGATTTACTTTGCTGACTTCAATGATGTGGTTATCGCTGAAGACGGCAATATGAAAGTCGACTTCTCGAAGGAAGCCTCTTACATCGATGCCGATGGCACCCTGGTATCTGCGTTTTCCCGTAACCAGTCGCTAATCCGTGTTGTTACTGAGCATGATATTGGCTTCCGTCATCCGGAAGGCCTGGTGCTGGGTACCGGCGTCCTGTTCTAA
- a CDS encoding S49 family peptidase, with product MTTKLINLPHLADMVFGVPHYVTRQTMDSVKAVLIPRIQGITEDAAIQMALNPGKSPAAEQVQPTGGVAVIPVHGILVPRRGQITAMCSELTSYERIRGQLQAALNDPSISEIVLDINSGGGAAVGCKELADYIYQSRDTKPITAIVNYSAYSAAYFIASACSKIIVSQTSGVGSIGVIMEHLDTSKMEEKMGLTFTTIYRGDNKNNGTQHEPLSEASLGMFQGMIDEMYETFTGSVAEYRGLKQQAVIDTQAGLYFGPGAVSAGLADEVSDPQAAINTIAAKYQQPRQKTSIQMQAAAMDLQTKM from the coding sequence ATGACAACGAAATTAATTAACCTGCCGCACCTGGCAGATATGGTCTTTGGCGTGCCGCATTACGTGACGCGGCAAACAATGGACTCCGTGAAAGCGGTGCTCATCCCCCGTATTCAGGGAATCACCGAAGATGCCGCCATTCAGATGGCATTGAATCCGGGTAAATCACCTGCTGCTGAGCAGGTCCAGCCCACCGGCGGGGTGGCGGTGATCCCCGTTCACGGCATTCTCGTTCCACGCCGGGGGCAGATTACGGCGATGTGCTCCGAGCTGACCAGCTACGAGCGGATCCGCGGGCAGCTGCAGGCGGCGTTAAACGACCCCTCAATCAGCGAAATCGTTCTGGATATTAACTCCGGTGGCGGCGCAGCGGTGGGGTGCAAGGAGCTGGCCGATTACATTTATCAGTCTCGCGACACGAAGCCCATCACGGCGATTGTGAACTACAGCGCGTACTCCGCCGCGTATTTCATCGCATCGGCCTGCAGCAAAATCATCGTCAGCCAGACCAGTGGCGTGGGGTCGATTGGTGTGATCATGGAGCACCTCGATACGTCGAAGATGGAAGAAAAAATGGGGCTGACGTTCACCACCATTTACCGGGGAGATAACAAAAATAACGGCACCCAACATGAACCACTGAGTGAAGCGTCGCTGGGTATGTTCCAGGGCATGATCGACGAAATGTACGAGACGTTTACGGGGTCGGTGGCCGAATATCGTGGCCTGAAGCAGCAGGCCGTCATTGATACGCAGGCGGGGCTGTATTTTGGCCCTGGCGCTGTGTCTGCCGGCCTGGCGGATGAAGTCTCTGACCCCCAGGCGGCGATCAATACTATCGCGGCAAAGTATCAGCAACCCCGTCAAAAAACCTCCATTCAGATGCAGGCAGCCGCGATGGATCTGCAAACCAAAATGTAA
- a CDS encoding phage portal protein, giving the protein MFLPQMFRGRQYSGNSFWEAMLGGVRSSQSKTGIIITPETALGLSAVRACVTLLAESVAQLPCELYRRDKNGGRQRATDHPVYDLIHSQPNRKDTSFEYFEQQQGLLGLEGNCYSIIERDGKGYPKELIPINPKKVIVLKGPDGMPYYQLPEVGEILPMRMMHHVKVFSLDGYIGSSPIQTNADVLGLNLAVEEHAAATFRRGTTMSGVIERPKEAATIKSQDAIDRLLAKWTERHSGIHNMFSVALLQEGMSYKQLSQDNEKAQLLQSRQWGVEEVCRLYKIPPHMVQMLAKATNNNIEHQGLQFVMYTLLAWLKRHEGALQRDLLLPSERRDLYIEFNVSGLLRGDQKSRYESYALGRQWGWLSTNDIRRMENLPPIAGGDKYLTPLNMVDSAKILPGDKSPTAKQLAEIETLLARA; this is encoded by the coding sequence ATGTTCCTACCCCAGATGTTCAGGGGCCGACAATACTCGGGTAATAGCTTCTGGGAAGCCATGCTGGGCGGGGTTCGTTCAAGCCAGAGCAAAACTGGCATCATAATCACGCCGGAAACCGCTCTTGGACTTTCAGCGGTCCGGGCCTGTGTCACCCTCCTGGCGGAGTCAGTCGCGCAGCTGCCGTGCGAACTCTACCGGCGGGATAAAAATGGCGGGCGCCAGCGTGCGACGGACCACCCGGTTTATGACCTGATTCACTCCCAGCCCAACAGGAAAGACACCTCATTCGAGTATTTCGAGCAGCAGCAGGGGTTGCTGGGGCTTGAGGGAAATTGCTACTCAATCATCGAACGGGACGGAAAAGGCTACCCGAAAGAGCTGATCCCCATTAACCCGAAAAAGGTCATAGTGCTGAAAGGGCCGGACGGTATGCCGTATTACCAACTCCCGGAAGTCGGCGAAATTCTGCCGATGCGCATGATGCACCATGTGAAGGTCTTTTCTCTGGATGGCTATATCGGCAGTTCCCCAATTCAGACGAACGCCGATGTTCTGGGGCTGAATCTGGCGGTTGAGGAGCATGCGGCCGCGACATTCCGGCGCGGGACAACGATGAGCGGGGTGATAGAGCGTCCGAAAGAGGCTGCGACCATTAAAAGCCAGGATGCTATTGATCGCCTGCTGGCGAAATGGACCGAGCGCCATTCCGGTATTCACAATATGTTCTCTGTGGCATTGCTGCAGGAGGGTATGAGCTACAAACAACTGTCGCAGGATAACGAAAAGGCGCAGCTGCTACAGTCGCGGCAGTGGGGCGTGGAAGAGGTCTGCCGGCTCTATAAAATCCCGCCACATATGGTGCAGATGCTGGCGAAAGCAACCAACAACAACATCGAGCACCAGGGCCTGCAGTTCGTGATGTATACGCTGCTGGCCTGGCTGAAACGCCATGAGGGTGCGCTGCAGCGCGATCTGCTTCTGCCCAGCGAACGCCGCGATTTGTACATCGAGTTCAATGTTTCCGGGCTGCTGCGAGGCGATCAGAAATCACGCTATGAATCTTATGCGCTGGGCCGCCAGTGGGGATGGCTATCCACTAACGATATCCGGCGTATGGAGAATCTGCCGCCAATTGCCGGCGGGGATAAATACCTGACGCCGCTCAATATGGTCGACAGCGCGAAGATCCTTCCTGGCGATAAATCGCCGACAGCAAAACAGCTGGCCGAAATCGAAACCCTTCTGGCCAGAGCCTGA
- a CDS encoding terminase large subunit, translated as MATYPNVNAANQYARDIVGGKILACQLTVLACQRHLDDLERAKDPHWPYRFDKNKAERFLRFAQKMPHTSGEWARRKLRIEFEAWQKFALGVPFGWVHKKTGLRRFSEIYIEVPRKNGKSAIAAAVGNYMFCADGEHGAEVYCGATTEKQAWKVFSPALQMVKKLPALRQKFSIKPWAKKMTRPDGSVFAPVIGDPGDGDSPSCAIIDEYHEHTTDALYTTMTTGMGAREQPMTLIITTAGYDITSPCYEKRTQVVEILRRTRNGEENETIFGLIYGLDDDDDWTTPEALIKANPNYGISVKADFLRAKQLLGMSTPGQTNKILTKHFNRWVSAKSAYYDLRKWMDAADKNLKLSDFEGEECWLGIDLASKVDLNAVVPVFRREIDGITHFYCVSPLFWAPEETIYSQETALKSTAERYQSFVRQGKLIPTDGGEVDYRLIFETILKLRNTVKIAQCPIDPYGATSLRHMLEEEGLEPVEIRQNFTHMSDPMREIEAALISGRFHHDGHPVMNWCISNIVGQYLPGSDDIVRPGKEGRQNKIDGAVGLMMGLGRAMLNSSVMTSVYDEEDIAC; from the coding sequence ATGGCTACCTATCCGAACGTCAATGCGGCGAACCAGTATGCGCGGGATATCGTTGGCGGGAAGATTCTGGCGTGTCAGTTAACGGTACTTGCCTGTCAGAGACATCTGGACGACCTCGAACGAGCAAAGGATCCCCACTGGCCCTACCGCTTCGATAAAAACAAAGCAGAACGATTTCTTCGTTTTGCCCAGAAAATGCCTCATACCTCAGGGGAATGGGCCCGGCGTAAACTCCGGATTGAATTTGAAGCCTGGCAGAAGTTCGCTCTTGGCGTACCGTTTGGATGGGTACACAAGAAGACAGGCCTGCGTCGTTTCTCTGAAATCTATATCGAGGTGCCCAGGAAGAACGGGAAATCCGCTATTGCCGCTGCTGTAGGAAATTATATGTTTTGTGCAGATGGCGAGCATGGTGCAGAAGTCTATTGCGGCGCCACGACTGAAAAACAGGCATGGAAGGTATTTTCTCCGGCGCTGCAAATGGTGAAAAAGCTGCCGGCATTGCGGCAAAAATTCTCGATAAAACCTTGGGCAAAAAAAATGACGCGCCCTGACGGTTCGGTTTTTGCTCCTGTGATCGGTGACCCGGGGGATGGTGATTCGCCATCATGCGCCATCATTGATGAATATCACGAACATACTACTGATGCGCTTTACACTACCATGACCACCGGTATGGGGGCTCGTGAACAACCGATGACACTGATCATCACCACCGCCGGCTATGACATTACATCCCCTTGCTATGAAAAGCGTACTCAGGTTGTCGAGATCCTGCGGAGAACCCGTAATGGCGAGGAAAATGAAACCATATTTGGGCTGATTTATGGCCTTGATGACGATGATGACTGGACGACTCCTGAGGCATTAATCAAGGCAAACCCCAACTATGGCATTTCGGTAAAAGCAGATTTTCTCCGGGCTAAACAATTATTGGGTATGTCGACGCCCGGGCAGACAAACAAGATTCTGACCAAGCATTTCAATCGCTGGGTAAGCGCAAAATCAGCTTATTACGACCTGAGAAAATGGATGGATGCAGCCGATAAAAACCTTAAGTTGTCAGATTTTGAAGGGGAAGAATGCTGGCTGGGTATAGATCTGGCCTCGAAAGTTGACCTCAATGCCGTGGTTCCAGTTTTTCGTCGTGAAATAGACGGAATAACACATTTTTACTGTGTTTCTCCTCTGTTCTGGGCACCAGAAGAAACCATTTACTCGCAGGAGACCGCGCTGAAAAGTACCGCAGAACGTTATCAGTCCTTTGTCCGGCAGGGTAAGTTGATCCCGACCGATGGTGGCGAAGTTGATTACAGGCTGATATTTGAAACGATCCTGAAGCTGCGGAATACCGTAAAAATTGCCCAATGCCCCATTGATCCTTATGGCGCGACTTCATTACGTCACATGCTTGAGGAAGAGGGGCTTGAGCCTGTCGAGATAAGACAAAATTTTACCCATATGAGTGATCCTATGAGAGAGATTGAGGCTGCGCTCATCTCGGGGAGATTCCATCATGACGGACACCCTGTCATGAACTGGTGTATTTCCAATATCGTCGGCCAGTACCTTCCCGGAAGTGACGATATTGTGCGTCCCGGGAAAGAAGGGCGGCAGAACAAGATAGATGGTGCGGTTGGTTTAATGATGGGGCTGGGGCGCGCCATGCTCAACAGTTCAGTGATGACATCCGTATACGATGAGGAAGATATAGCATGCTAA
- a CDS encoding phage terminase small subunit P27 family: MAGGIRSSGGGRKPTLPTGQKSKLTRIAPPAELMGEAAIRMWKTQSKILIDRGVFELEDAPLLLAYCNAFHLMLEAEKMLASGLTSESEMGGLKKHPAVNVRNDSVSQLARLGSLLGLDPLSRLRMTSGQKDPDDDGNEFDEFD, from the coding sequence ATGGCCGGAGGAATTCGATCGTCCGGTGGTGGCCGAAAACCCACTTTACCCACCGGGCAAAAAAGCAAATTAACACGTATTGCGCCTCCCGCTGAGTTAATGGGGGAGGCGGCAATAAGAATGTGGAAGACGCAAAGCAAAATACTCATCGACCGAGGGGTGTTTGAGCTGGAGGACGCACCTTTGTTGCTGGCTTACTGCAATGCTTTTCATCTGATGCTCGAAGCCGAAAAAATGCTGGCCAGCGGACTGACCTCAGAAAGTGAAATGGGGGGCTTGAAAAAACACCCTGCAGTTAATGTCCGGAATGACTCGGTTTCCCAGCTTGCCCGCCTCGGCTCTCTGTTGGGGTTAGATCCGCTCAGTCGTCTTCGCATGACCAGCGGACAAAAGGATCCGGACGATGACGGGAATGAATTCGATGAGTTTGACTGA
- a CDS encoding HNH endonuclease has product MPPRAKRPCRHRGCTAVTNDVGGYCEIHRQQHAGDGWRNYQPGKTRQERGYGRPWEIKRARIMKRDKYLCQNCRRDGIATKASSVDHIIPKAHGGTDDDFNLESLCWTCHSKKTATERTR; this is encoded by the coding sequence ATGCCGCCACGAGCTAAACGACCTTGCCGGCACAGAGGATGCACGGCTGTGACCAATGATGTCGGAGGATACTGTGAGATCCACCGGCAGCAACACGCTGGTGATGGCTGGCGTAACTATCAGCCCGGAAAAACTCGGCAGGAACGTGGTTATGGTCGACCGTGGGAAATTAAACGGGCCCGTATCATGAAGAGGGATAAATACCTTTGTCAGAACTGCAGGCGAGACGGTATTGCCACGAAAGCCTCAAGTGTCGACCACATCATTCCTAAAGCTCATGGCGGTACCGATGATGACTTTAATCTGGAGTCATTGTGCTGGACCTGCCACAGCAAGAAAACAGCAACAGAGAGAACCCGATGA
- a CDS encoding DUF2514 domain-containing protein — MIIAGAFVAGLAWSDRAWEKRWAERDSAESSQEVNAQTAARMIEQGRLIARDEAVKNAQAQTAAARTAAANLSDTVSQLRQQAKKLATRLDAASHTASLAATVRSKTTGATAGVLADMLGNLAEEARRYAAIADERYTAGMTCERIYESVRTSIPSKG, encoded by the coding sequence ATGATTATTGCTGGTGCCTTTGTTGCTGGTTTAGCCTGGAGCGATCGGGCATGGGAAAAGCGGTGGGCAGAACGTGATAGCGCCGAATCGTCCCAGGAGGTTAACGCGCAAACCGCCGCCCGGATGATTGAACAGGGGCGTTTAATCGCCCGCGATGAGGCCGTAAAAAATGCTCAAGCGCAAACAGCTGCAGCGCGTACTGCTGCCGCTAATCTCTCTGATACTGTTAGCCAGCTGCGGCAGCAGGCAAAAAAACTTGCCACCCGCCTGGACGCCGCAAGCCACACCGCAAGTCTCGCCGCTACCGTCAGAAGCAAAACAACCGGCGCCACCGCCGGAGTGCTCGCCGACATGCTTGGAAACCTTGCAGAAGAAGCTCGACGGTATGCTGCAATCGCTGACGAACGCTACACAGCAGGAATGACCTGTGAGCGGATTTACGAATCAGTAAGAACGTCTATCCCCAGCAAGGGATAA
- a CDS encoding lysozyme, with protein sequence MASKLRNKLSVTMLALIAAGASAPTLMDQFLDEKEGNSLTAYRDGSQGIWTICRGATRIDGKPVTQGMKLTQAKCDQVNAIERDKALAWVDRNIHVPLTPPQKVGIASFCPYNIGPGKCFPSTFYQRINAGDRKGACEAIRWWIKDGGKDCRVRSNNCYGQVTRRDQESALTCWGIDQ encoded by the coding sequence ATGGCGTCAAAGTTGAGGAATAAGCTCAGCGTCACCATGCTGGCCCTCATTGCTGCTGGTGCGTCGGCTCCAACATTGATGGATCAGTTCCTTGATGAGAAAGAAGGAAACAGCCTTACAGCGTATCGCGATGGCAGTCAGGGGATCTGGACAATTTGCCGCGGGGCCACCCGTATAGATGGTAAACCCGTCACTCAGGGTATGAAACTGACCCAGGCCAAATGTGATCAGGTAAACGCGATAGAGCGCGACAAAGCGCTGGCATGGGTGGATCGGAATATCCATGTCCCTTTGACCCCACCACAAAAAGTAGGCATTGCCTCGTTCTGTCCATACAACATCGGGCCCGGTAAATGCTTCCCGTCTACGTTCTATCAGCGGATTAACGCCGGTGATCGTAAAGGCGCATGTGAAGCGATTCGCTGGTGGATTAAAGACGGAGGGAAGGATTGCCGGGTGCGCTCTAATAACTGCTACGGGCAGGTAACACGCCGTGATCAGGAAAGTGCGCTGACTTGCTGGGGGATTGATCAGTGA
- a CDS encoding HP1 family phage holin — protein sequence MTRMSTIYSRLSYGTGTALTGCGVSTKAYAGAVKTEVWILADKIAGLTLSDWAIIVGIACTVITCGVNWYYRRKEREDRLNGYGVKVEE from the coding sequence ATGACCAGAATGAGCACCATATATAGCAGACTTTCATACGGCACCGGGACCGCACTGACGGGCTGCGGTGTTTCCACTAAGGCATATGCCGGGGCAGTCAAAACAGAGGTATGGATTTTGGCCGACAAAATAGCGGGGCTGACCCTGAGTGACTGGGCGATCATTGTCGGTATTGCATGCACTGTCATTACCTGCGGGGTCAACTGGTATTACCGACGAAAGGAAAGGGAGGACAGATTGAATGGCTATGGCGTCAAAGTTGAGGAATAA